Genomic DNA from Dysidea avara chromosome 10, odDysAvar1.4, whole genome shotgun sequence:
CAGATTATAAAAACAAGCCTCAGAGGTCATACGTACACTCATTGACAATCAGATAGATGGATAAAAAAATAACTGAGGGACAAACAGATGGACAGGCTTATTCAAACCTTTTAAGTCTTTTTCAGCTGTTAGAAAAATTGCAAACTATATGCAGCATATATATACAGACTAGTACCCGGGATGGGAATCATCTGGTTTTTTGTGTAGGATCATTATTACCAGAATTAACAATTTATCACAGAAGACTAGTTCACTCTTGTGACTACTTTCTAAAACGTTACCCATTGTGTTGCTGTACGCTATAAGTTTGGTTTCTCCATTAATAGTGCCCATGCTTCAACCACTTGCACCAAGAGACACACCTACTATACAGCCCCAACCTGTAAATAACCACCCATTTTCACAAGGAAGAACCACCCATTTTCACAAGGAAGAACCACCCATTTTCACAAGGAAGGCTTACCAACAACTAAAATAAACACTCTCACATATTACATTCTACAGAAATTCATTCTGAGTGGCGTATTGTACTATCCCGCCTTTTTTGAAGGGGTAACAATGATCCAGCAAATGCATTTGCATTGGAGTCAATGGGCTCATGTGAAATGATTCCAATCCCATGTACTAGTCTGTATATCTATGACATAGCTTGTTTGTGCTCACCTGAGCCTTCTCATTACACACCCAGCCTACCCACACAAATAAAATCTAACCAATGGTACACGCTCAAGGACATGACATACTGCACAAGTTGACaaactaaaatgatgagtggaTCATTCGTGCAAGACTCAAAAACTGACCTTTTACAAGTTACATAAACTATCATTGACCACAATTGATTACTATTGTGGCATGATTAGTCTGTTAATTACTGCTGTAATTAGTTATAAATATTTCAGCCACACTATAACCTCCCAGGAGAGTGTAAGTTACGTATAACACCATTAACTATACATGGGTAAATACATAGATAAACTAACAGACAGATGGATGGACTTACCAGCAGGAAGTTTCACTTCTCTCAGTAGTAGCTGCTGTGAAGGAAGGAGTGGCTTGGTGTGCACAAATAAAGCTTCTACATCGGCCACCAATTTTAGGGCTGAATCCGGGGTCATGTTACCATGGAGAAGTGACTCCAGGTGTAACTGAGACAAGAAGAGCTCTTTAAATGACTGTAGCATAGCAGGAGttaccactacaaaaatgagggAATATCATTTGTCATGAACCACAATGCTAACACTGTAGTGCTTCTCCTAGTTGTTCTTTGGTCCATCCCTTCTCAGCACACAGCAAGCCAGTGTAGAACAGTGCCTGCTTGTAGGGCTCTTCCAATTGGAAGTTCTTCAAACTTCTGGTTAGCTGGAAATCACAAAAAGTATGTTGAGGTTACCCTATATACAAGCAGCAGCCCCACCAATTCTTTGTAGACATCAAATTTCTTATCATTCACAAGGAAGCCAACCAGCCTGGTGACAATTGCGGCTAATAACACTGGCTGCTTCTCGTTGAAACCTTTGATCTTCACCTGGACAGACACAGAGAGAGGTGAACACACAACAAGGTGAGACACAAACCGCCATTCCCCTCGTGGTTGACTCCAAGGAGTAACTGATTCCAGCAATTGTGGCATTGTATGTGAACTCATTCAGTTCATCATCCAGTAACATTACCAACAGCTTGGTCATCACGACACTGGTTGGGTCCCTGAAAGTGGCTGGACTATATATAAATTGTATATCACACCTGTTACTGAAAATATCTGATGTTTAACTCACTTCTCAAGGGCTATGTATACATGAGCTTTGGGAGTAAGGAAGGTGTCATCTTGCTTAAACCAGACTCTTGACATGTCAGTGTCCTACAGCATAAGTTGATGAGTATATTTGTTATTCGTATATTAACCTTTATCTTCTGTGGCTTCTTTGGAGGGTTCTCAGGTAATGGGTGAAGATTGAAGTTCGTTGGTATAAAATCATTTCTTGCTGGTAAATGGAGAGCATCACAAAAAGCAACGTCTTCCCATCTCTTCACTAGTGCTGGGTCTAGTTTAGCCATACTGTAGTTGCTACCGTACCATGGCTCTATCTGGTCCGTCTTCCCTTCAAAATTCTTGTTAACCACCGTCAGCCTGTAATTAAATGCTGCAATAAGCTTAGCCACACACCATAGTCACACCCACCTCATGTAGCATGGCTGCAGCCAATCAAGATAAGTCTTATAAAGCTGCTCGTTAAATTCTGTCATGGCATATTGGAATGACAAAATGTCCTCAATGGGGtagctctattagaacagtgcAGTAACTGTTATTGGTTATGGTCACCAAACTCAACTCACATGGAGATTCTTGGACAGAGATGTGACATAGGAACGTGGTTCTGACTTATCCTTGAATCTGAATTCCATTTCTGCCAGGtcctacacacaacacacacagagaATGCAGCAAAGCCATATAGTCAGTCCACTCACAGCACATTCAGAAAATATCCACTTCTGTACACCACAAGATCTCAACATTGCAATATATTGAAACACAATCGTGACAATGTCATCAACATGATCTAACCAATGAGAAAccatacatacacaacacatcacTACTGGTCATCCACCTTGTCCCTCTTCAGTCAGAGTGAGGTTGATCATGAAGAACCAGAAACCTTTGGCTCCAATTGATGGCCCAGCACCTAATGCAGTAGACCAGCCTGTCAGGGAAGAAATGTGTGAAGTGTGATAGGAACAACATGGCTGAACCTTTGGCCTTGAGTAGCGAGAGGATGCTACCTGGAGCCTCATGACCAATGAGGTGAGCACAATAGTGAGATGGCTACAGTTAAAGGGTGACATGATGcatacaaacacaacacacacacactactactactactactactactactactactattactactactactacactgaTCACCTTAGACTTATAATGCTCAGTTAGGTCAGGAAGAGGGAAGCTGATGACAATCTGCCTCAGATCCTTCACTGGACAGTACTGGATACTCAACTACAGGAAATCACCAGACCACAACCTAATCACATTGTTTACATGCactaaaaaattttttttaatgaaCAAGTCTTTATAAGGCTTCACAAGTTGATTATACAATAACATCATCAGGTATTGCAACACTGAGCAGTAATACAGTGAAACAGTACAGACCTTTAGCTCATCCTTGCCATAGGGATGGTCGGGATAAAATGGTGGTGGGACAGTCTTGTTAATCACACCATTGAACAGCTCCACTACAACTATAGCTAACTCATCTAATGACTCTGAGGAGGAAGGGAAGTGACACAAGTGACATAACCCTGAGTGCTCAGGAAGTCCTTATTATACACATCATGTGTTGACATTGAGTATGTAAATGAAAtgtacacaaacactacaccAACAAGCTGAGAGACATAGGACTGACAACAAACAGATATACAGGTATATAGGTGCTGATTGGACAGACATAGTATAAATAGGACAGACTGACCTCTTCCCAACACTGTCAGACACATTAGGTTAGCAGAGTAGTGAGTGGAATGAAATTTCAGCAACTCCTCACGAACATCGATTCCATTCTGGCGTGGATTAATCTCCAAGGTCTGCTTGTTACCTCGATAAGATACGCACTGCTATCAAGTTGTTCCCTAGCATAGGGGGGTGGGGATACCTGTGCTAAACTTGTTATAAGGATGACCCGGCTTGGAGGTAGATTTTTTAATCTGGTCCAACCTCCAGTGATCGTTTTGAATGTTCTTCTCATTTTCTTGTTAGTCCAGGCACAATACATAACACACAGACAATTCTCTGAATAAAGCTCACCAGAATCCACCGCCTTAACCTCTCGGTCAGTCATGTCAGCGTTAAACAATGGACAAAGGAAAAATTGTGCAAATCTATAAAACCCACAAAGTTATGTTAGTAAATTCTGTGGTGGCTCAGCTGTCAAGCCACAGTTTCACCTTACAGCTAACTCAGCACCATACCTGTCCAGTGCTCCTTTTAGGTGATCGTGTGCCACATCAAAGTGGTAATTGGTACTGTCAGCACATGTGTAGGCATTAGCAAAGCCTCCGTGGGATATGATGAACTGAGAGAGAAAATAGAGTGATCTGTCATTATTCTATACACATGTCAACTACCTTACCTCACGATACTCATTCTCAACAGGATACTGCATGAGGATAAACACAGTATGTTACCAAGTGTGTGTAacacaaacactacatacaaacagacacatacaccacacactacacatgcatcCATGATACATGACGTACATAACATTTACATATACTGTCAAAAAAACAGCATCAGCCACCAAGTTAGTAGCTACAATTGGCATAACATATACGCTGTGGTGGGGTTAAGTGTATCCATCCAAAATAGCTCTTAGCCAACACATATTGTGAACGACATGTACTTAGGGGATCCAGAGATTTTAATGCTGTTGACATGGAAAGATTTAAGATGGGGAATAAAAGCCTAATGTTAGCTGATATTTCAGATTCACTAATTCATAATCACAATGCTATGAACATGTATATCTCTGTTGTGTCAATGTATATCAACCACATAGCAGCAGGTGGCATGCACAGAGATTGCATCATATTGTACAAACTACATAC
This window encodes:
- the LOC136268071 gene encoding insulin-degrading enzyme-like encodes the protein MCSKMAAPKEQTDQITKSPLDTRDYRYLLLQNDMKVLLVSDNETDKAAAALSVHVGYMSDPETIPGLAHLCEHMLFLGTKKYPVENEYREFIISHGGFANAYTCADSTNYHFDVAHDHLKGALDRFAQFFLCPLFNADMTDREVKAVDSENEKNIQNDHWRLDQIKKSTSKPGHPYNKFSTGNKQTLEINPRQNGIDVREELLKFHSTHYSANLMCLTVLGRESLDELAIVVVELFNGVINKTVPPPFYPDHPYGKDELKLSIQYCPVKDLRQIVISFPLPDLTEHYKSKPSHYCAHLIGHEAPGSILSLLKAKGWSTALGAGPSIGAKGFWFFMINLTLTEEGQDHVDDIVTIVFQYIAMLRSCGVQKWIFSECADLAEMEFRFKDKSEPRSYVTSLSKNLHSYPIEDILSFQYAMTEFNEQLYKTYLDWLQPCYMRLTVVNKNFEGKTDQIEPWYGSNYSMAKLDPALVKRWEDVAFCDALHLPARNDFIPTNFNLHPLPENPPKKPQKIKDTDMSRVWFKQDDTFLTPKAHVYIALENPATFRDPTSVVMTKLLVMLLDDELNEFTYNATIAGISYSLESTTRGMAVKIKGFNEKQPVLLAAIVTRLVGFLVNDKKFDVYKELLTRSLKNFQLEEPYKQALFYTGLLCAEKGWTKEQLGEALQLVTPAMLQSFKELFLSQLHLESLLHGNMTPDSALKLVADVEALFVHTKPLLPSQQLLLREVKLPAGSCYSYTSTNGVHSSCCVGAYYQIGMQSHRDNAILELFNQIMKEPCFNVLRTKEQLGYIVASIVVYSRGTKGLLVLIQSEKSVHFVDGRIDHFLDSVNAILTSLTEDSLLQHVKALEVRKLEKPKKLSAENSKYLSEIESRQFDFDRDEVEVGHLKTLTKNDVIDFYHKQLAGGAPEKSKLSIHIIPASSTGNDVTDAAKEGVAVADQPHPIHDIATFRSELGLYPLPVPNN